Sequence from the Scyliorhinus torazame isolate Kashiwa2021f chromosome 3, sScyTor2.1, whole genome shotgun sequence genome:
ctttgtacatagtcaggcacatatatatatatttataagcatccacaccttagtatttattttggGAAGAAAAagggggaagatgtcataatatccacacatgtatataatgattgacacacaggagaaCCAGTGAGCACACGGCatggtgcagccaatcaccagacaggacaccaccactataaagcaagagggcactaggtttcctgctctctctggaaccagacactgagacagtcagagtccacgagctagcacagtgcaaacaccatgcggtagctagtaagtctggtcaggctggtactaggtctccagtcagttcagtatagtgtcgacccaccgtTAAAGATGTATGTTTGTTACATtgttcaataaaactgtgttgCATCTTCCACAGTGTTAGAGGgctgtttctcgcatcactgcatcaagtgcagtccacaccgaaccgacctgcctaacacatcagactcTCCCTGGCTATTTTGAGATGTGTTACAATGGAAGGAGTGCCAACATAATCACCccatgtgccccccacccccagccccaccctccacaccaggctTCCGAGCAATGCATTCACCCTGTTCACAGCACTACAGATGGATGGTTGGTGTAGCATGGCAGTAATTTAATATCCCATAAAAGCCCATTAAGATTCTGCAGATTTATTTCTAAAATCAGTAAAACTGCAAATATCCTGCACCGTATAGAACTGTTCAAGGAGTGTCCTGAACAGGTTGTTATTATTAGTCAATTTTACTAAATTACCTACTCGAGAAATGCACATCTGTTTAGTTGAAGATTGAGAAACGGTGACAACACATTCTTCAGCAGAACTCTAGTTTATTTTAATCACTCAATTACATTTCAAGATACAGGAACAGAAAATTCATGCACAACTTGGACACATCTTCCAGAGTGACACTCAGCTTTATACTCAACACAACTTTTACACAAAGCCCTTTGAGGCTTACAGTAAACAAGACTGTCAAAAGTCTGTCAGTGCAAAATATTTCTACTCATCACTGTACATAAATTAGTTTATTTACAAATGTTACTTTTTTTCCAGTAAATATAATATAAGCAGCATTGCCACCTCAAATGTGACATTTCTACAGGGAATTTGTTTTCACAGACTTCAGTTTTGGAAACATCCTAAGTTTGGATGTTTAAGAGGGAAAACTCCAAGGTGCATTTAAAATGTCAGTGATCAATAAACACGGCAGTAAAATAGCATCAATGTCAATGATAACCAATTGCTCTTGAATGTTAACATGAAAGATTGCATTCAAACTGAAATTGCAACTAATCTTTACTTACTACTGATTTTACCATCAATATTTCAAATGGAACAGTAACATTCAGCAGCAAAATGAAAACTTGGTTTCTAACAATGTCACATTACAGTAATTCTCCGATCTATTCCCACTATGAACTTTCTATCTTCCTATACAGCTCCATCAAAGCTCTACATTAGATCAAGGAACATCATCTCATCTTTTGATTAGTCACTTTACAGCCTTCGACATCAACATtgcattcaacaacttcagatcacaacccaatcccccacaaTTTATTTGGACACAATCTATTGGTGTTGACTCAGCATTTTTCCAATGTATACCCCATTCGGACATAAGGCGAGTTTCTCTGGCCTTTCCaccacatgtttctcggcggcaAGAGGCAGTCTgttgttgtcaatgggatttcgcaatgaatccaccccacaccgccaggatACCCGCGATAGAGGTGTGTCGTCACCGGGTCCGGACGATCCACCGGCATGAACAGCCAGACGATCTCGTCCATTGCTTCTGATTCTTTTCTAGCCACATCACTATCTAATTTGACTTTGCACCATCATCCCCTTTCTCATTAACTCTCTCCTGCCTCCAATGCTACCACAATGTCATTATTCCAAAACGGTCCTCAACTGCCATTCTTATTTCAAATATTTAAAAAATACAACTGACATTATCTGTTTTATCTGTTTCATTTACATTTTTCCATCAGTTCATAAATCGATTAATGTTTCCATTGTTCCTCGACGTCTGATGATTGGATATTATATTTCAACTGTTAACAAATTAATTTCAGTCATGGAGTAACTTGTAACAATGACAAACTCTATTCTTATTAATCATGTGCATCACAAAATCACAACGAAAGCTCATTCTTGCCACAAAGTCTCACAATGCAAGCCTACTTTCTTAGGCCGCATGTAAACAATTACAGTATGATCAGGTTAAACAATGACACATGATTGAGGAATCAATGCAGGGTAACTATTTGAACACCTATCAGAAGTGACATCAGAGAGTGAACACCCTGGACAGAGCTTCCCTCATTTCAGCGTTCATTGTACTGCAGGTTTCCAGATGTAGAATCGAGTCCATCCCATTGCAGCTTCATTTCTCAGTTGTGTTGTTTGGCACCTGAAATAAAGTGAAATAAATTATAATTTTCCTAAATACAGCAGGCATTTATTTTAATATCAAGGACAATGCCTCCAGCAACAAAATTTGGGGGCATTATTAATTGAGCTGTTACGCAGCACTGCTAACAGTTTATTTTGTTAACAATTCATTGAAATTATATCAGAAAATTAACATGCCGGATCCATGGAGCCACAGTGAACAATTAATTCTGCAGGAATATTATGTTGAAAGTTAAAATAGAACAGGTAATAAAGGGTTAAAAATGATGCATTAATGCAGCTTACAATGCAGAGCAGAAAACCATGGAGTAGGCTATAAAGGGCAGAAGACTGCAGGAAAAGGAGATGAAAGTGGTCTAGATAGGTCTCTTTTTGCTCAGTGGTCTGTGAAGAATTGGCTGATCTCAGCTAGTTACTAAAGGTATGACAATTGGACACAGTATTGTGGGTGATGGCGCATGAAATCCCACAACATTCCTGCACCGGATTGCTATCCAAGTGAAACCCCCACCTCTTCTTGGATTTTATATATACGGATGCTGGATGAAGAGACAGCAGCACAGAGACCTGATGCCAACTGTGGTTGAATAGCTTACTAGCATTCATTCTCACGGATCACACATAAATACTGGACACTTGGGCAAAGTACCAGAAAGTTCTAGGAACATGCAACAGAGGGGATTCAATGCCCTCAACGAAGGATAAAAGGCCACACATGGTTAAAAAACCAATTCAATGTATCTGCCTTTATTCACATAAAGTCTGAATTTTGACAAACATTAGATACCAACCTTTTGTGGCTTTAATGATAATTTTCACCCAATTGGCATTAGGATTCACACAGATCATGCTCCTGTTTTTCATGGTAACACTGTGAAGAGAAGATAAATGTTCAAAATCTAACTCAAAGAAACTGGATGTTTCCCAATGAGAGGTGGGAATTCAACAAATTTATTAAACAAAATCCTTTCAGTCTGCCTCATAAACAAATTGTGATTGACCCAACATGGAGCGCAGCATCTAAATGGATGTAACATGGAAGGGTTAACGCTGACATTCTGACACAGATACTCACATTATTTCCAGTGTCTCGCAGTGCGATCCTTTGGGAATATATTTCAAACTCTTGATGTACCTTGGATTGATAGGAATGGAACTGGTCTGAGGACACTGGCATCGGCCTTGAGTGCCCGGGATTGGAATACCTGTGAAAAGATTAATTGAACTTATAGTTAGATATTGTCTGAAGTTGACAGAATTTTGGTATTTTGTTTCAGCATTGAATTCAGTATTAAAACAAGTTTTATATTCACAATAATATATAGCATCAGTCATCATTTAATTTTCAATGAATAACCAAACTGCACACTGAGACATGTATCGCTGGCCAATAAGTCAACAGAAAGGCTCCTCTCTACACATTATAGAGCAATTAGAACTAAAACACAAGATACTCAACATACCCTGTGTAGTAATGGCACCCAGGAGCAGAACGAGAATCATTAAAGTGGTTGCTCTGATCATCtttgattttgtgctgctgaaggatCTTCTGTCaagctcagtgactctctctctgttgAATGAAGTTCTGTTGTAGAGCGCTCCAATGAGCTCCTATTTATTTAGATCCACTACTTTCGTTTTGCATAATCATGAGCAGTGAAAACTGTGGATATTCTGTGGGAGGGAATTTCCCTGTTCTTGAGTTATCCTTCTTTCAGTTTGCAGCTTCTATTATACCTATAACTTGTGCAAAGTTTGCAGCAGCAACAGGCGGTAGCAGTGAAGTATTTATATCTAGCTTTTAAGGATTACATCACTGGTTTCAAAAAAGTGGTTTAATATTCATCTTTGATAAAGGTAGAGCTAAAGACTCTGATTTACAGGAAACAGCCCTCCTTTTCAGTACCTGTGTTATATAATGTAATTCTTTGGACCTTAATGATACAGGTTTGGAAAGAGGTGCAATAGTGTAAATGTTTTTTTACAGACAGTTGCTCTGAGTTGCCACTTATATAACATTTTCTGAGGGGACAGCAGCTCCTGTCCTGGAATAGAAATATTTTTCATGATCTCGCACCATGTTTTATTTCACTGTCATGCATACTGTGTTATTCAGATTGCTCGATTGTCACAGAGTTAAAATGTGGCTGAGACTTTACAAGAAATCACCAATCACAAGGTGTGATTATACAAGAGTTATACATCCCCAACATGAGCCATTTCAACCAACACGAGCCATTTCAGACTGGCTACAGGAGAGTTTGTTCCACATTTTGCAGCTGACCCAGATGGTGTCACGTTCCAGATTTGGCACTGATCCTCGGTATTATAAGAAAAAGGAAACAAACTCCTGAGCTGAAAGTTGTGAATTATAGGAAATGGGCCATGATAATAAAAGCTGCACAACGCAGGTATATCCTTGCTCAGTTACAAAACTCAGGTTCTGTTTGTAAAAGAAATGAAGCAAATACATTTCTGGATGTTAGTTACAATGATTTTACATCTGCAATGTATTTTCTGTCAGAGGTTGCAACAGAATATAAAGCAAGCTGAAAGTTTTAATATTCCAATTTAACGACAGCAGGAAGGTCATGGCTGAGCTAACCTACGGCATGGGAGCACAGGGCAGATTTGGATTTTTGGGCAGCCATGCAAAGAGACTCCTGTCATAAATTCAGCAGGCGATCTGTGGGACAGCAAACAACAAATCCAATGCAGTTTGCTAGTTTGAGGCCTGAAAATCGAGGTGTGGAGCTACTGCCAACAAGGTTAATGATGGAGCCTTGGTGGGCATAATTAAAAGGTTCAGGATTACTTGTGCGGCAGTAATTCAGATGTTCTTTATTGCCCAAATTTGCAATCCACCTCCTCCGAAACCCACACAAAATAAAATCTTAGTAATCTCGAGAGGGCCTCTTCCTTTCCATCACCTGGTCACAGTGTTGGTCACAACCAGTTTGGGGATGGGAGGAAGTTGGTCAACAGAATTAATGTTGAAGCAGTTAGCATCCTGCACAACAACATTCAACCTCAACCCCAAGTGTCAAGGACAGTTTTGCTGAATTCTGCGATTCAAACTGTTAATTTAAAACAGCAAAGAGAAACGATTAACAGTGTGGTTTGCTCTGGCTAGGGGGATCCTGCTAATTCAGTCATCTTAAAGCTACTGATCATTAAAATAGAAGGTAGTTTTTGTAGTGGTGAAAGCTATCTTTGCAAGAAAGGAACATTGGACAACTACACAAGGAGCTATCTGGAAACCCAAATGTGAGGAGACCTTCCTTTGTACAAATGTATCCTCAAATGTGAAAGATTTTGGGAGATTTCTGGGTGACCTTAAAATCTTCATTCTGCAAACTTTCATCCCAGAGAACTTGCAGGTTTGGAATTACCAGAGGAACGTGACACTGATTCTGCCTAATCCACCATTGAGAACTTGTTTTGGATTGTGTTTTGGCTGGTTCTACCTTCTGACCTTACTGTCATGGGTGACACATCACAGAAAAAGGAGCAACGTTGAATgacttcaagagccaagcatgctcgTGAACGTTCAACAATGTCTTGTCCGAAATATCCCAACTGTCCATTCGAATGCAGTGgaagaaaactggaaagagctgaagacagcacggtagccttgtggatagcacaaatgcttcacagctccagggtcccaggttcgattccggcttgggtcactgtctgtgcggagtctgcacgtcctccccgtgtgtgcgtgcgtttcctccgggtgctccggtttcctcccacagtccaaagatgtgcaggttaggtggattggccatgataaattgcccttagtgtccaaaattgcccttagtgttgggtggggttactgggttatggggatagggtgggggtgttgactttgggtagggtgctccttccaagagccggtgcagactcgatgggccgaatggcctccttctgcactgtaaattctatgataatcagctcAAGCTGTGCACAACCAACAACTACAAAACCAGGAAATACCAAAACTGGTTCGACAAGAATGGCCACATCGCGGAAAGCTCTCTGCATCTGGCAAAATGGCATAACTAAAAAGGCTAAATAGGAGAGTTCATCAATTAGCCAAggcggaggtacaaagaagaacagCAAAATGCTGGACTgggaaagctaaggagctgcaactcttCGCTGTCAAACATGACACCCGGGGCTTcgtcagtgccaccaaggcaatatatggacccaataccCTAGACCTCAAGCCAGTGCGGAGTAAGGTCAGATccctcttgagagacagagaaaacattggCCTTCAATGGAGAGAACATTTCAAAGAGCTCTTGAaagctgtctgagatggattctcagcatcaactgggagcacaggtctactaacatcagcatccttgaagAAACCAAGCCAACCAACATCAAGACCATGATCATCCAAAGCCAACTCTGCTGGGCCGGCCATGTGTTCGGACGTAATGATGCAAATCTTCTTCACCTATCTCAAGGAAGGTCCCAAACAAGAGGAggcaaaggaagtgcttcaaagacaccctgaggcTTACCTCAAGGATTGCAACATAGATGTCAACTCCTGGGATacgcttgctcagaagagacctacctggaggaacctcctgattgaagggacacaattcttcaagacaCCTGATGGAAAGAGGAGACCCAGAAAAAAGAGCCTGAAAAAGCCTGAAATATGAACGATCTAAAGTTCACCTGCCAAGCATGCGGTCAAAGATGTGGCTCTACTATCGGGCTactcagccatgcaagaacccatgaCAAGTAACATGgaatttcttaggtggacaatcagtcTCGTTAGCGAATGATCGCTGAAGAACAAGGTTGTTAGACCAGAGTCATCCTTGAGAGAGTACTCTTGCATTGCCTGACAGCACTGAGGAATTCGAATAGCTCTTACTTTGTGCCTTTTCTCAGGTGTGGACTTGCAAAGATTATTGATTGGACAATAATCCCCTACTGTATATGGAATTCCTTTATTATAAAATCACAATTATATCGCGAGTTATTTGTCTAACCCATGGGCAAAGCCTGCCCTAATGTTGCCCAACTGCCATGAGCCCTTACATAATTTTTGCACAAAGACTTGGCCTCCATCAAGCCCTTAcataatttttcctcatctcatcaCATGGCTGTCCCTCCTGAACAGTTCAATCCTCCCAAAACAGATTTCTGCTTTGGTCTTCAAATTAACTTTGAGAAATTATATTATTCCAATCAACTTATTACATGTTATTAAGTCCAAATTTGCCTGTAAGACCTGTCAGTGAGTTATTCAGAATGGCCAGTCAGTATACCGGTTCTGTATTTCTTATCAGACGATTGAACCATAGTTACTCACGAAagtacaaacaacaaagaaaagtacagcacagtaacaggcccctcggccctccaagcctgcgccggccatgctagccatctaaactaaactcttctacaaTTCCAGGGtgcatatccctccattcccatcctattcatgtatttgtcaagatgccccttaaacatgactatcgtccctgattccaccacctcctccggcagcgagttccagacacccactaccctttctgtaaaaaacttacctcgtacatcgcctctaaaccttgcctctcgcaccttaaacctatgccccctagtaattgacccctctaccctgggaaaaggtctctgcctatccactctgtctatgcccctcataattttgtagacctctatcaggtcgcccctcaacctccttcgttacagtgagaacaaaccaagtttattcaacctctcctcatagctaatgccctccataccaggaaacatcctggtaaatctcttctgcaccctctctatagcctccacatccttctggtagtgtggcaaccagaattgaacactatactccaagtgtggcctaactaaggttctatacagctgcaacatggcttgccaatttgtatactcaatgccccagccaatgaaggcaagcatgccgtatgccttcttgactactcacctgtgttgcccctttcagtgacctgtgtatctgtacaccaagatctttctgactgtcaatctcttgagggttctaccattcactgtatattccctacctgtattagaaatgtattccaaaatgcattacctcacatttgtccggattaaactccatctgccatctcgctgcccaagtctccaaatgatctaaatcctgctgtatcctctgacagtcttcatcgctatccgcaattccaccaaactttgtgtcgtccacaaacttattaatcagaccagttacattttcctccaaatcatttatatatactacgaacagcaaaggccccagcactgattcctgcagaacaccacttgtcattgccctccaatcagaaaagcacccttccattgctactctctgccttctatgacctagccagttctctatccaccttgccagctcacctctgatcccgtgtgacttcaccttttgtatcagtctgccatgagggaccttgtcaaaggccttactgaagtccatacagacaacatccactgccctacctgcatcaatcatctttgtgacctcctcgaaaaactatgtcaagttagtgagacacgacctccccttcacaaaaccgtgctgcctctcactaatatgaccacttgcttccaaatggaagtagatcctatctcgaagaatactctccagtaatttccctaccactgacataaggctcaccggcctttagttccttggattatccttgctacccttcttaaagaaaggaacgatattggctattctccagtcctccgggacatcacctgaagattgtgaggatccaaagatttctgtcaaggcctcagcaatttcctctcttgcctccttgagtattctggggtagatcccatcagacactggggacttatccaccttaatatttttcaagacacccaacacctcatctttttggatctcaatatgacccaggcaactacacacccttctccagactctacatccaccaattccttctctttggtgaatattgaggcaaagtattcatttagtacctcgcccatttcctctggctccacacatagattccctcccctgtccttcagtggcccaaccctttccctggctaccctcttgttttttatgtacatgtaaaaagccttgggattttccttaaccctatttgccaaagactttagtgacccctttaagccctcctgactccttgcttaagttccttcctactttccttatattccacacaggctttgtctgttcccagccttctagccctgacaaatgcctcctttttctttttgacaaagtctacaatatctctcgtatccaaggatcgcaaaatttgccacatttatccttcttcctcacaggagcatgccagtctgaattcctttcaactgacatttgaaagcctcccacatgtcagatgttgatttaccctcaaacatccgcccccaatctaggttcttcagttctcacctgatattgttataattagtcttcccccaatttagcacattcaccctagtaccactcttatccttgtccaccagcactttaaaacttactgaattgtggtcactgttcccgaaatgctcccctactgaaacttctaccacctggctggactcattccccaataccaggtccagtacagccccttccctagttgggctgtctacatattgttttaagaagccctcctgtatgctccttacaaactctgccccgtccaagaccctagcactaagtgagtcccaggcaATATTGGGGAAgtgaaagtctcccatcacaacaaccctgttgcttttactcctttccaaaatcaatTTCGATTCCAATTCTATTTCTACAAACAATTAACTTTAACAGTCAAGGAAGCATCCTTGCCAATGATGCACAGTTAAATGGGAAGCCTACCACAGCCTGATAATATGGTTGTCTATTAATGCACTTGCTCAGCAAAGTACAAGAATCTTGTACTTTCCCCCACCTGCCACCTCCAAGTATTTGCTTCCGGCAGTGTTAACACACACCAAAGTCTCACTCTCAACACTTGGAGATCCTGGAACAAGTCCCAACAAGCTGTCCTAACCTCTGCATTGAAACAGCTGCCAGACAATGGGAATCCTCTGCTAAACCAATCCCCACATtatgggcacgatctaccggctgCATCCCACCGAAATCGGGATAGATCCTGGAACAAAACTCTTCCTGGTGGTCCTTACGGTTCGTGAGATCTAAGTAGATCTCAAGAGATATCACGATCTGTGTCCCGCCCATTGAGTTAAAAGAGCTTAAATGTTCTTTTAACTACGCTCTCGCTGGATAGCatggccacccggcatctaccggcctcgctgaggagaccccagctgagTGCCATTTAGTGCTGGGCCCCACAAATGGAATAGTGCTTGGGGGGTGTCTCCCAGTAGCTCTGGAtagggtggcacactggcactgctggtgccacccagggtccttggcactgcctgcctggcaacctggcaatgctgcctgtgtgccaggtgacactgccaaaCTGGCAGGATACTGTCattgtgccaggctgacagtgccaaggtgccgggcTGGCATTTTTGCCACATTAGCATGAAGCCTGGGAGTGCCCAGCCCTGTAAGGTGGgttattggcgggggggggggggtactgctcatggacacccttatGGGTAAGTCAGGGCATGGGGGGGCACGGGTCATATtgggggggtcaagagatcaggGTACCATTTAAAGATgttgtcccgatctcttcctgcactaaaGAGCTCCAAGAGATGACGCTAAAATGCAGCCCCAGGGGTAAGTTCCCCGCTGAGCCCTGAAATGGCAACAAAGTGCCATTATGTAGCACCAGAAACGAATCCATTACtcctgcccagaatggactctgattATTTGAGGTTACAATGCACCCAATAAACCCCATTGATACCAGCTAGAGGTGAACTCGCCCACCAATGTTTTCAGTCCCTGTTCTCACAACCTCCTTCCCCACCCAGACATGATAACCTGAGAAACACCCTGAGAGATACCAGGAGACGTTGGCTAATGAAGGGTGAAAACATTTGGTGATAATTTCCTTTTTGTCTCAACAGAAGTCGTGATGAAATAAAATTAAGCAAAGTCCAGAGTTGATGCAGGTCTCAGTTTAAATGTTGCGGCTGCAGCTGGGATGACTCATTCCATTGGGTTTGTACAGTGGTTATGGAAGTTCCAGCATCAGAGTTCACACAACAGCAGCCAGTCTTGGTGAATCCTTGTGAATTCCAGGAAATCAGCTCATTTTATTTTCCAGGTAGCTCGATGGGTCAACATTTGACTTTGCTCTATGCAGTAATGGACAGGAAGGCTGAAGAGGGTTGAGACCACAGATAGACAAGATGGGAACGTCTTGGGGGATCTAACAGAAATGCAAATAATTTTGTCGAATAGTTCCGAGCACATTCAGCTGTTCTGACTCGCCTTGCGAGATATCCCTGGAGCTTTACAACATTCCATTGTGAACTTAGCCTTGAGATAAAGAATATTCTAACCATCAAGTCTGATAATCATTCCAGGCACAAtgagggcgattctctgagccccgcgccgggccggagaatcgccacaaccgcgccacgacgccctgacaccggcgtgcgattctccgaggtgcagagaatcgccgccatttgcgccggcacgttttttggggggttttttgaaaatatgtttattcaaattttttaacaAATTttcaactaaacccccccccaacaagaaacaaaaacacaacaagcagaaattatacattggatttcccccaaatacaataaccccccatataacagtataaaacacaaatagggggaaaaaaacaccttaacccaaacgccaccccaaaagaacccctccctctccctcccccccatccctccacccccacccctgggctgctgctgacctcctcctaacgttccgtgagatagtctaggaacggttgccaccgcctggcaaacccttgcacagaccctcgcaagacaaactttatcctctccagcttgatgaaccctgccatgtcattgatccaagcttccacactcgggggctttgcatctttccataatggcaaaatcctccgctgggctaccagggacgcaaaggccagaataccagcctctttcgcctcctgcactc
This genomic interval carries:
- the LOC140409525 gene encoding interleukin-8-like, producing MIRATTLMILVLLLGAITTQGIPIPGTQGRCQCPQTSSIPINPRYIKSLKYIPKGSHCETLEIIVTMKNRSMICVNPNANWVKIIIKATKGAKQHN